The window GGCGCGCTCCTCCTCGGGCTTCTCCTGGATCTTGTTGAAGTACACGGCGTTGACGGCGGCCTCGGGGCCCATGACGGCGATCATCGCCTGAGGCAGCGCCAGCGTGGCGTCGGGGGCGAAGCCCGGGCCGGACATGGCGTAGAGGCCGGCGCCGTACGCCTTGCGCACCACCACACAGATCTTCGGCACGCTGGCCTCGGACACCGCGGAGATCATCTTCGCGCCGGCGCGGATGATGCCCGCGCGCTCCACCTTGGTGCCGATCATGAAGCCGGGCACGTCCGCCAGGTAGAGCAGCGGGATGTTGAAGGCGTCGCACAGCCAGATGAAGCGCGCGGCCTTGTCCGCCGAGTCCACGAAGAGCACCCCGCCCTTGTACTTGGGCTGGTTGGCGACGATGCCCACCGCCCGGCCGCCGATGCGCGCCAGGCCGGTGATGATCTCCTGGGCGAACAGCTTCTTCACCTCGAACCAGCTCCCCTCGTCGATCAGCTCGGCAATCAGAGCGTGCATGTCGAAGGGCTTGTTCTGGTCGGCGGGGATGATCTCGTCCACCCGCTTGCCGCTGGCCTTGGGCGCCAGGGCGTCCTTCTGGGGCGGGAGCTGGCTGAAGTTCTCCGGGAAGAAGCTCAGGTACTTCTTGGCCGCCTCGATGGCCTCCGGCTCCGTCTTCACCAGCACGTCGCCGCAGCCGGACACCGAGCAGTGCATCTTCGCCCCGCCCATCTCCTCCAGCGTCACCTTCTCGCCAATGACCATCTCCGCCATGCGCGGGCTGCCCAGGTACATGGAGGCGTTGCCGTCCACCATGATGACCAGATCGCAGAAGGCGGGGATGTACGCGCCGCCGGCCGCCGAGGGGCCGAAGAGCAGGCAGATCTGCGGCACGAAGCCGGACATGTGGACTTCGTTGTAGAAGATGCGCCCGGCGCCGCGTCGGCCAGGGAACATCTCCACCTGGTCGGTGATGCGGGCGCCGGCCGAGTCCACCAGATAGAACAGCGGGCAGCGCAGGGTGCGGGCCGTCTCCTGGATGCGGAGGATCTTCTCCACCGTGCGGGCGCCCCAGCTCCCCGCCTTCACCGTGGAGTCGTTGGCCATGATGGCCACGGTGCGGCCGGCCACCTTGCCCACGCCGATGATGACGCCATCGGAGGGCAGCTCGGCGTCGGCGTTGTTGGCGAGCTTCGCGTCCTCGATGAAGGAGTCCGGGTCCACCAGCAGCCGGATGCGCTCACGCGCGAACAGCTTGCCCGCCTCCTGGTTCTTCGCGTGGTACTTCTGCGCGCCGCCCTTCTCTACCTCGGCGATCTTCTCGAGCAGCTTCTGGTCGTAGGACATGGCGGGGGGCCACATACCAGAAAGGCGCTTGGCTGGCTGCTCTCTCCTCGGGGGGAATGACCGCAAGCAGGCCTTCTCGCGCTCGCCTGCTCACTCGCTGGGAAAGATTTTTCACAGGGATGCCGGGCAGAGCACCCCTGCCTACCTTGAGAAAGCATCGGGGGGCGGTGACGCAGAGGGGCTCGGCGCCCCCCGAGTGTTCTGGCCCAGGAGGGAAACATGCTGTTCGCGAAGAAGGCGAAGTGGGCTGCCAAGAGCGGCCTGTACCGGAAGCTGCTGGCGGAGAAGATCATCAACGACATTCCACGGTTCGCCAAGGACAAGTGGGATGACTTCGACGCCGATGACGTGCTGCGCCATATCGGTCTCACCACCACCAAGCCGGTGAAGAGCAGCCTGGGCGGTCTGGGCGCGTTCATCATCGGCGCGGCCGTGGGCAGTGTGGTGGCCCTGATGCTGGCGCCCACGCCCGGCGTGGATCTGCGTACCCAGGTCAAGGACAAGGCCATGGGCTACCTGAACAAGCAGAACATCAACCTTGGCCAGGAGAAGACGGCCAACGCCTGAGTCGCTTCAGGTGGAAGTTGGAGCTTCACCGGAGGCCGGTGCGCGCTGCGTGCCGGCCTCTGTTATTTCGCTATCGCGCGCGGCCGCGAGTCCGGGGAGGCCCGGCACCGGGATCGCCGCGCAGCCGCGCGCCCTGCTCGGCGAGGCACCCGGCGTTGCGGAACTCGTTGGCGTTGGCGGAGGCCCTCATGAGCGCGCCTTTCGCCGCCGACGCTCCCGAGGTGCCCTTGGCGGCGTTGTAGGCCGCGCGGGCGGTGAGCACCCGCTGGTCCAGGTGCGACTGGTACTGGGCTTGATGGGACGGAGGCGGCGCATGCCGGCCCGGGAAGTTGGCGGGGGGCGTGGCGGCGGCGGCGTTGTCATCCGTCGCGTCCGCCACGTCGCGCTTCATCTGCTCCTCGGCCTTCTTGCGCCAGTTGTTGATGCACTTGGCGGCGGTGTTCCCGTCCACCACCTCGCCCGGGGCGCAGGTGGGGGATGACACATTGCCCAGGCCCGAGCCCGCGGCGCCTCCGGGGCCCCCGGCGCTGGCCGCCGAGCCTCCGGCCCCGGCTCCGCTGGAGGCACCCGCGCCGGGGGGCTGATTGCGAGCCTCCCGCTCCGCGCCGCGCCACTTCTTCTGGTGATCGCTGACGTAGCTCGAGGTGCGGCTGTCCTCGTCCGCGTGGCGGTCCCGCTGGCGGTAGTGCTCCTCCGGGCGGCCGTTCTCGTAGTTGTGCTGCCGCCGATCGGCGGTGTTCGAGTTCTCCAGGCCCGTGTGCCGCCCATGCTCGTGGCGAGGGTTGGCGGCTCGGCCTTGCTGGGGCACCGCCGGCGCCTCGTGGCTGATGTAGCCGTCCACGAGGTTGCGGCAGGGATCGCCACGCGCACTGCGGTTCAAGCCATCCGTGGAGCGCCCGGTCTCACGGAAGTTCGAGTCACGCACCATGTGGCCGGACTGGCAGGAGGCGAGGTACCGGTCCCCGGGCGTGGGCCGGTGCAGCGGGGAGCCGTCGCTGGCGGTGCCCGAGTCCCGCTCGGGCTGGGTGGCGCTGTCCCAGCGCTGGCACTTCTCGCGGGCGTTGCCGCAGAGCCGATCCACGTGCGAGTACGAGCCGAACCAGTCCGGGTTCAGCTTGGCGTTGATGAGCAGCTGCTGGCAGTGCCGCGAGAAGAAGGTGCTCCCGCCCCCTTCGAGGTAGTTGGCGGGTGTATGCGGCGCGGGAGTTGGGGCGTCACTCACCTGGGACTCCTACCAGAGCGGGGGTCGATCACTGAGGCGGGAGATGAAGCCCTCCAGGGGAAGGCGCCGGAACTTCTTCCCATCCTGGGAGTCCGCCAGGCACTCCGGGCTCGTCACCAGCAGCCGCTCGCGCACGTCGAACGCGCTGGCCCTCAGCGAGGCATCCGCCTCTTCGAGCGTGGGGCCCTGGAGCCGCAACAGTCCGTCCTCCTCCCCCGCGAGCCAGACGGTTCCGGCGTACTTCGCCACGTCCGTCACCATGCCCGGGGACTCCACCACCTCGGACCAGCCGTACACCGAGCCCTCCATCACCCCATTGTCCCCGCAGGCATACACCTCGTCCTCGGAGACCGCGTGGATGCCCGTGAGCACGGCCTGCGTGAAGGAAGGGACGGTGTTCCACTTCCCGCCGTTCCACCACGCGATGAGGCCGTTTCGCCCGACGGCATAGATGAAGTCGCGAGCCAGCCCGTGCATCGCGATGATCTCGCCCGGCGAGTCCCACTCCTGCCACCGCTTGCCGTCCCAGCAGAACAGCGCGGACTCCCGCTGGCCGACCTTGGGGCCCCACGCCAGCACGAACTGATCGTCCAGGCCCCACACCCCCATGGCCAGGAAGGGCAGCGCGTGGAACTTCCAGTCCGGGTGGAGCGGATCCTCGGCCCGGTTGATGTGCATCCCTCCCCGGAGGTGGCTGCCCTCGGCCACGTACACGCTCCCGGAAGGCGAGCGCCACAGACCGGTGAGCCACCCGACCTGGCCCAGCAGCGTGAAGACCTGCCCGTTCACCACCTGTCCCACCCAGGACTCGGCATGGTCCTCCACCCAGCCCGGGCCTTCCCAGCGATCGGCCAGGAAGTGGCAGTCCCAGGCCGAGGGTCCGCTGGCCTGCCGGAACTCGTGTGCCAGCTTCATGGAAGCTCAGGCCCCCGTGGCGCGCTTGACGTTGAGGTGGGCCTTGAACTGGTTGACCTCGGGGTGCGCCTGCTTCAGCGCCGCCATGCTCTGCTCGACGCGCTGAGTGACTTCAGGGTCCTCTTTGCGGAGCTTTCGACCGAAGACGAACATGTACATGATCGTGTCGGGCAGCGAGGGGTGTGGCACCGCGCGGAAGAAGAAGATGCGCAGGGTCGCCGGATCGTCCACGTCGATCTCCGCATCCGGCGTGAAGTGGCTGTTCTTCTCGAGGTAGTCCTGCAAGAAGCCTTCGGCGGTCTCTGCGACCTGCGCGATATCCATCGGCGACCCTCCTGCTCGCGGAGGCCTCTTGCGCCTCCGTGAATCCACGGCTGATAGTCCTACAGCCTTCGAGGGGTTGCCAGGAGCCAATGTGCCGACATCGGGAGGGATTTGAGGATGCGAGAGTCGCGTGGCCCAGGGGTCGACGTGCTCGCGGACAGTCCCGAGGTGAGCGTGACTCGCTGCGCGCTGGGGCTGACGCTGTACCTGGACGAGCCTTTCGTCTGGGCGAGCGAAGGCGCCCGGGCCCTGCTCGAGTGCTACCTGCAGCTGGCGCCGAGGGAGGCGCTGTCCTGGTACACCACCTCGACGCTCGATGCGTGGCACCGCTTCACGCCGGAGGCGGCCGAGAGCATCCTGGAGTCGCTGCCCGTGCCCTGGTCCGAGGAGCGCGTTCGCCACTTGTTCACCTTCCGTCTGGCGGACGAGCTCGGGGCTCCCGGACTGGGCTTCCTATATAAGGAGATGGATGCGGCCCGGGGGCGGCGGGGCTTCCTCCAACTGCTGCTGCCCGAGCGGCATGACCCGAAGGATCTGCTGCGGCTGGCGAACGAGATCGGCGAGCGCTGGCCCGTGCTTTGTGGCGTGGGTGGCTACATGGGCACCTGGAACGAGTGGCTCAAGCCCACCGCGTTCTGGAGCCTGCTTCGCTGGAGCAAGCGCTTCCTGGGGCTCGATATCCAGGATCCGGATCCCATGTGCTGGTTCGCCGCCGACGGGTTGCCTGGCAGCAACTGGCTGACGCTCGTGGGAGATGGCCTCGCCGAGCGGATCGGGCTGGACGTGCCGGCCCTCCAGGCGCAGCGGTGGACGGAGGGCACTCGGGTCCATGCGCTGCGGCGGGCCACGCTCATCCAGGCGGGTGCCGCGCCCACGCTGGGAGATGTCAACGCGCTGAGCTACCCCGCCGCCTACGCGGAGGTGGCTCGGGTGCTGGAGCCCTACTTCGTGAAGGAGGCGCCCGAGTACTGGGGCGGCTTCCACGAGGAGAAGAAGACGGCGCAGTGGCTGCGGCGCCTCGTCTACCCCGAGGACCTGCGCTGACGCGGGGGCTCACTCCTCCCGGGAGATGAGCACCACGCCGCGATCCCCGCTCGCGCTGGAGCCCGTGAGCAGGCAGGTGGCGGCTCCTGGATCGCCGCGCAACATGCCCTCCACGGCGATGGCGAGGCCCGTGGGCATGGCGGCGGCTCCGAGATCGCCCAGGCACTCCGAGAGGAACTCCAGCGCGGCCGTCGGCGGCATCACGTCGTGCGCCACCCGCGGCCAGGCGAGCTGGAACTCGTGGATGCGCAGCTCCTCGGCCGTCATGTCCGAGAGCCACCAATCCAGGGTGCGCTGCTCCTCGCGCAGGCGCTCGGACACCACCCGACCCGCGCGGGTGAGGCCCGTGGCCATGCAGGGAACCTCGTTGTCCCACCTGGCCGGCTCGCGATCGGTGGCCACCGTGTCGAGCCGCGCCAGCACGGGCCAGCGCGCCCGCTTCGCCACCTCGGGACGGGCCAGCGCGAAGAACGCCGCGCCCTCCCCTGCCAGGGCGGCATTCAGGTTCTCGCCGTCGAAGAGGCGCTGCTGGGCGATGAGCGTCTCCACCACCTCGGGATCGTAGGAGGTGTCCACTCCTCCCACGAGCGCCACGTCGACCTGTCGATTGCGCAGCACCGCGCCCGCCTCCAGCAGGGCGAAGGCGAGCGAGGCGTGTCCCCGGGGCTCGACGTGGACCAGGGGCTTCAACCCCCGCTCCTCCAACGGCTTCACCAGCGCCCGCTCCACCTGGAGGCGCTGTTCCCGGAAGGCCTTGTCCCCCAGCCGCTCGGGCAGGCAGATCACCAGCGCCACGGTGGCGTTCGGGGGCAGCTCGCCCAGGGAGTCCAGCAGTTGGGTGAGCGTTCGGGTGGCGATGGGCGCGAGGCGGGCGGCCCCGGAGTCCCTCGTGGGCAGGGTGCGGATGGGCGCCATCGTCACCTTCTTGCCGTTGGGCGCGCGGAACGGCGTCTCGGAGAAGGCGGACAGCTCCGCGCGCCGGAAGGCCCACGTCTGGTAGGGCGAGAAGGCCAGCCCGTTCCACGCGGCCGTCCCGACGATGACGGGGGCCGCGCCGAAGCGGCCTCCGAAGTGGGCGGACTCAGGAGGGAGCGGCGCGCTCACACCGGCTCCTTCTCGACGACCTGGATGTACTCCAGGCGGCGCGAGGGCCGGGGCACGGGCACCACGGTGCGCCACGTCAGCTCCAGCGTCTGCTCGTCCGAGGGCCGCAGCAGCACTGTGTCCAGCACCGGCCGGTACTCGGTGTTGGTGCGATCCGTGCGGGCGCTCACGCCGAAGTGCAGCTTGGGCAGGGCGAACTGATACAGCCCCTCGGCCGAGAGGTTGAGCAGGCGCACCATCTCGCTCCCCTTGAGGTACTCGGGGCAGATCAGCGCGGGCGTGGCGAGCTGGTGGTGGCGCTCGTCGAAGTCCAGGGGTAGCAGCGGCATGCGCTCCTTCATCCACCGCTCGTCCATTGTCCCGGTGTAGCGCCGGCGAGGCTCCCAGTGGCGCCCCAGCGCCCCTACCCCCGCGGGCGCGGGTTTCGTCCGCACCGTGGAGATCAGATCGGCCGGATCCTCGATCTGCGGGCCAAGCTGATGAACCAGGGCATTCGAGTCGCGCGTGACGCCACGGCCCAGGGGGTTGCGGGGCTCCTCCAGCGGCGGCTTGCTGGGATCGCTCGCGTCCACGCCGCCGTAGGCGTACTCCCAGCGCAGGGGCAGGCTCGTGAAGGGCTCGGGCGGACCGAGCGTCAGCCCGAGGGCGCCCTTGTACCAGACGCGGGTTCCGAACACGCGCAGGCTCTTGGCGACGGGCCCCACCTCCACGTGGACGTCGAGCTGCTTCACCGGCTCGCCGCCCTTGCTCATGGCGTGGCCCACCACCACCACGTCCGTGGAGGGCTTGCGGATGCACACGTCCGCCGGGAGCTTCACGCTGGAGGCCTCGGGCTTGTCCTTGTCCCAGGGCTCGTCGGCGTAGCGCACCTCCGCGCCACCGACGCGCGTCACCCGTGCGCTGCCCGGCTCGATCGAGAACAGCTCCTTGATGAGGACCACCACCAGGTTGCCCCCGTCCATTCCCAGCTGGGGGACCAGGGCCACCGTGGAGCTCGTGGCGTTGTGCAGCTCGGGCGTGTTCACGTCACCTCACCTCGCATACCGCGTCGCCCAGCCGTCGGCCTTGCTCCGCCGGGCCCCGGCCTCCACGTGTGTCTTCCATGCCTCCAGCTGGGTGAGCTGTCGCGCGACGAAGTCCCCGCGATCCAGCGGGATGGCTCCGCCCGTGCGCACGGCCAGCTCCACGTGGGCCAGCCGCCGCTGCGCGGGGAGCGCGTCCTGGGACTCCAACTCCCACAAGGAGATCCGTGGACTCCAGACGTGCCCGAATCGGTAGCGCGTGCCCGCCTTGGCGTTGCGGTCGTGCTTCGACCACCACGCCGACCAGATCGGAGCCTTGTCCGTGAGGTCCGGCACGAGCCGGGGCGGCTCGAAGGCGCGCAGGAAGGGCTGTGCCTCACGCGGGTACTCGGGGTCCGGCAGGTCCTCCGTCAGGGAAGCGCCCGTGAGCCGCTGCAGTGCCTCCAACGCCGCGGCCTTCGCTTCGGGCTCCTCTCCCGCGAGGTGCTTCAGCAGCGCGTCCATGAACTCGAGGCTGCCGAACCAGCCGAGCGCCCGCAGCACCGTGGGCGCTCCTCCCGCCGCCAGCGCCGCGCGAAATGCCTCCGCCCCGTTCTCGTCCGAGGCCACGGCCAGGAAGAGGGCGGCGTCCGCGAACCCTCCCCTCCCCTCCTGAGTCAGGGCGTAGGCGCGCTCCAGGCCCGTCTCGCTGCGCCTCAGTAGAGCGCTCTCCAGCGCCGCGCGGACGACCTCCTCATCCTCGTGACGCAGTGCGTAGGTGAGCGCCTCGTGAGGAGCATCGCCCTGCGTGGTCCCCAGTCCCTGGCTGGCGGCTCGCACCACCTCCAGCTCCGGATCCTCCAGGCCGCGTATCGCCTCGGCCGCCGAGAGTGCCCCTCGCCGCGCCAGCACGCGCAGGCCGATGGCTCTCCGGGCAACCCCTTCAGCCGCCAGCCATGGTCGCACGGCCCCCTCGATTCCCGGGTGCGGCGCGAGAGCCAGCGCGTCGGTCACGGCCTCGGCCATCTTGGGATCATCGAGCTCCACCGTTCTAATGATGCGCAGCGCCTGATCGAGCGCGTCCTGCCCCGCCAGCGAGCCGAAGAGGAACAGGTTGGCCCAGGTCAGCTCCGGATCGGGCTCCGGCCGCTCTTCCAGCATCTTCACCAGCCGCGGCAGCACCTGGGGGCCACAGGCGACGATGGCATCCACGCGGCGCACCAGCCGCCGCTCCGTGCGCTCACCGTTCCACCAAGCGGTCAGCGGATGGGGCCGGCGCATGAGGCCGAACATCCCCAGGTCCTCCATGCACGTGCGCGCATGGCCCAGCAGCACCTCCTGCTCCTGCTTCGCGGTGCCGAAGTGGAAGTGCAGGGCCTCGTCATCCGTGGCGGCGGGTCTGTCTTCTTCCGCTGGAGCTTCCTTGGGAGTGTCCTCGCCAGCGGCCTCGAAAGCCGCCAGCCGGGCCTGCGCCGCCGCCAGTAGCGCGTCGAGCTGCGCCGGCGTCGTCACCGGCGGTGGCGCCTCGGGAGCGGGAGGAGGCGACGCCTCGGGCTCGGGCAGCTCCGGCAGGGGGATGGCGGGCAGCAGCACCTCCCGTTCGGGATCGAGCAGCCGAGGCTCCCGGAGGCTGGCGCGCACGGGCTCGCGGACTCCCGCGCGCTCCTCGGGCCGCGCTTCGTCCTCCGCGAGCGGCTCGCCCACGGCCCGGATCGCCGCCTTCATGGCCTGCTGGATCAGATCCAGCTCGGCGATCCCGCCGGGGTCCGCCGTGGGCACCTGCGCCAGGAGCGTGGCCGCCATATGGAGGTGAGCGGCCATGGCCTTGAGGC is drawn from Hyalangium ruber and contains these coding sequences:
- a CDS encoding acyl-CoA carboxylase subunit beta — its product is MSYDQKLLEKIAEVEKGGAQKYHAKNQEAGKLFARERIRLLVDPDSFIEDAKLANNADAELPSDGVIIGVGKVAGRTVAIMANDSTVKAGSWGARTVEKILRIQETARTLRCPLFYLVDSAGARITDQVEMFPGRRGAGRIFYNEVHMSGFVPQICLLFGPSAAGGAYIPAFCDLVIMVDGNASMYLGSPRMAEMVIGEKVTLEEMGGAKMHCSVSGCGDVLVKTEPEAIEAAKKYLSFFPENFSQLPPQKDALAPKASGKRVDEIIPADQNKPFDMHALIAELIDEGSWFEVKKLFAQEIITGLARIGGRAVGIVANQPKYKGGVLFVDSADKAARFIWLCDAFNIPLLYLADVPGFMIGTKVERAGIIRAGAKMISAVSEASVPKICVVVRKAYGAGLYAMSGPGFAPDATLALPQAMIAVMGPEAAVNAVYFNKIQEKPEEERAAYVQKLRDEYRADVDIYKLASELVVDEIVPGDRLRHELTTRFEVYARRTQPRSEKKHGVYPV
- a CDS encoding YtxH domain-containing protein, with the protein product MLFAKKAKWAAKSGLYRKLLAEKIINDIPRFAKDKWDDFDADDVLRHIGLTTTKPVKSSLGGLGAFIIGAAVGSVVALMLAPTPGVDLRTQVKDKAMGYLNKQNINLGQEKTANA
- a CDS encoding type VI immunity family protein yields the protein MRESRGPGVDVLADSPEVSVTRCALGLTLYLDEPFVWASEGARALLECYLQLAPREALSWYTTSTLDAWHRFTPEAAESILESLPVPWSEERVRHLFTFRLADELGAPGLGFLYKEMDAARGRRGFLQLLLPERHDPKDLLRLANEIGERWPVLCGVGGYMGTWNEWLKPTAFWSLLRWSKRFLGLDIQDPDPMCWFAADGLPGSNWLTLVGDGLAERIGLDVPALQAQRWTEGTRVHALRRATLIQAGAAPTLGDVNALSYPAAYAEVARVLEPYFVKEAPEYWGGFHEEKKTAQWLRRLVYPEDLR
- a CDS encoding DUF2169 family type VI secretion system accessory protein; this encodes MNTPELHNATSSTVALVPQLGMDGGNLVVVLIKELFSIEPGSARVTRVGGAEVRYADEPWDKDKPEASSVKLPADVCIRKPSTDVVVVGHAMSKGGEPVKQLDVHVEVGPVAKSLRVFGTRVWYKGALGLTLGPPEPFTSLPLRWEYAYGGVDASDPSKPPLEEPRNPLGRGVTRDSNALVHQLGPQIEDPADLISTVRTKPAPAGVGALGRHWEPRRRYTGTMDERWMKERMPLLPLDFDERHHQLATPALICPEYLKGSEMVRLLNLSAEGLYQFALPKLHFGVSARTDRTNTEYRPVLDTVLLRPSDEQTLELTWRTVVPVPRPSRRLEYIQVVEKEPV